A single genomic interval of Terriglobus albidus harbors:
- the ligA gene encoding NAD-dependent DNA ligase LigA: MSVESKIEARIESLREALRHHEYLYYVEDSPEILDAEYDTLMNQLKALEAEHPELITPDSPTQRVGGRPKEGFAKVAHSRPMLSLDNAYNEAELRAWADRVHAALPAGETVEFVCELKLDGLSLALHYGASANGASVLQRGLTRGDGTTGEDVTTNVRTIRSVPLAVSAAKLKKAGMPQQFEVRGEVVMPQAAFQRMNEEAVAAGLPVKANPRNAAAGTIRTLEPNIVAQRRLDFYAYFLLREGETLLPGQQETLDALKTAGFRVNMHGSSAKTIDTVLKFIEKAEAQRDDLGYEIDGVVVKVNSTAQQARLGFTGKAPRWAIAYKFAARAGVTQLKGVGFQVGRTGKLTPVARLTPVFIGGTTVSNATLHNADEIQRLGVRIGDWVQVERGGDVIPKIVKVDESHPRGTEEIEFPTHCPVCDEPVVREEGEVDWRCVNASCPARLREELLHFASRGVMNIEGLGDALVAQLLGQAEMAPAEGEEEAAEPVARKALIHSVADLYTLTMDQLLTLERIGQKSAQTLLDEIERSKKNPLWRVLLGLGIRHVGERTAQLLAEEFASRGQDYEAMQALMDATEEELQRVPEIGPKVAEAIHEFFAGHKNRQLVERLHKLGFSFTAEKRQKTSQLEGMTFVLTGTLPTLKREDAKTMIEAAGGKVSGSVSKKTTYVVAGDEAGSKLDKANELGVKVIDEAALLAMFGQ, translated from the coding sequence ATGAGTGTTGAATCCAAGATCGAAGCCCGAATCGAATCGCTGCGCGAAGCCCTGCGTCACCACGAGTACCTGTACTACGTCGAGGACTCTCCCGAGATCTTGGACGCTGAGTACGACACTCTGATGAACCAGTTGAAAGCTCTGGAGGCGGAGCATCCAGAGCTGATCACACCCGACTCGCCAACGCAGCGCGTCGGCGGGCGCCCGAAAGAAGGTTTTGCCAAGGTGGCGCACTCGCGCCCCATGCTCTCACTCGATAACGCCTACAACGAGGCGGAGCTGCGCGCCTGGGCCGACCGTGTACATGCCGCACTGCCTGCAGGTGAGACAGTCGAGTTCGTCTGCGAGTTGAAGCTGGATGGCCTCTCGCTGGCGCTGCATTACGGAGCTTCAGCGAATGGAGCCTCCGTACTGCAACGCGGCCTCACACGTGGCGACGGTACGACAGGCGAAGACGTTACGACCAATGTCCGTACCATCCGTAGCGTGCCCCTTGCGGTCTCTGCCGCGAAGCTGAAGAAGGCCGGCATGCCGCAGCAGTTCGAGGTCCGCGGTGAAGTGGTGATGCCGCAGGCCGCCTTCCAGAGGATGAACGAAGAGGCAGTCGCGGCGGGTCTGCCGGTAAAGGCGAACCCACGCAATGCCGCCGCCGGCACAATCCGGACACTGGAACCAAACATCGTCGCCCAGCGTCGGCTCGACTTCTACGCCTACTTCCTGTTGCGCGAAGGCGAGACACTTCTGCCGGGCCAGCAGGAAACGCTCGATGCCTTGAAGACGGCGGGCTTCCGCGTGAACATGCATGGCTCCTCCGCGAAGACCATCGATACAGTCTTGAAGTTCATTGAAAAGGCCGAGGCCCAGCGTGACGATCTCGGTTACGAGATCGATGGTGTCGTCGTAAAAGTCAATTCAACGGCACAGCAGGCGCGGCTGGGATTTACCGGCAAAGCTCCACGATGGGCGATCGCCTATAAATTTGCAGCCCGTGCAGGCGTGACGCAATTGAAGGGCGTTGGCTTCCAGGTAGGACGCACCGGCAAGCTGACTCCTGTAGCGCGTCTGACACCTGTCTTCATTGGCGGCACCACCGTCAGCAATGCAACACTGCACAATGCCGACGAGATCCAGCGTCTGGGTGTGCGCATCGGCGACTGGGTGCAGGTCGAACGCGGCGGCGATGTGATTCCGAAGATCGTGAAGGTGGACGAGAGCCATCCACGCGGAACCGAAGAGATTGAGTTCCCGACACACTGCCCGGTCTGCGACGAGCCCGTCGTTCGTGAGGAAGGCGAGGTGGACTGGCGCTGCGTCAATGCCAGTTGCCCGGCACGCCTGCGCGAAGAGCTGCTGCACTTCGCATCGCGCGGTGTAATGAATATCGAAGGTCTGGGAGATGCGCTTGTCGCGCAGCTACTCGGGCAGGCAGAGATGGCCCCCGCCGAAGGGGAGGAAGAGGCCGCGGAACCGGTCGCTCGCAAGGCGCTGATCCATTCCGTCGCCGATCTGTACACCCTGACGATGGATCAGTTGCTCACGCTGGAGCGAATCGGTCAGAAGTCGGCGCAGACACTGCTGGATGAGATCGAGCGCTCGAAGAAGAATCCGCTGTGGCGTGTCCTTCTGGGTCTGGGTATTCGTCATGTCGGCGAACGCACCGCACAACTGCTGGCCGAAGAGTTTGCCTCACGCGGGCAAGACTACGAGGCCATGCAGGCATTGATGGATGCCACCGAAGAAGAGCTGCAGCGCGTGCCTGAGATCGGTCCTAAAGTCGCGGAGGCCATTCATGAGTTCTTCGCGGGCCACAAGAACCGGCAGCTCGTAGAGCGTCTGCACAAGCTTGGCTTCAGCTTTACCGCGGAAAAGCGTCAGAAGACCTCCCAGCTTGAAGGCATGACCTTCGTACTCACTGGAACGCTGCCTACACTCAAGCGCGAGGATGCGAAGACGATGATTGAAGCAGCCGGAGGAAAAGTCTCAGGCTCGGTCAGCAAGAAAACAACTTATGTCGTCGCAGGAGATGAGGCGGGGTCGAAACTGGACAAGGCCAACGAGCTCGGTGTGAAGGTGATTGATGAAGCCGCCCTTCTCGCCATGTTTGGTCAATGA
- a CDS encoding YIP1 family protein has translation MTEATVPTAEPGLSQIQRVIYTFTAPSKTFTDILYRSRNVLLPILLIIVGSYIFTFSAATRVGYDALADSAIKANPKMEERVQGMTAEQVATVQKQQVIGMKFTVYAFPAVFVIFGALFTLFFWGTVNFGFGGEATYGRLFAVMMYGSLIAVTKLLLATLMLWVTDPPEIFTFQDPVGTNLGYYLDHHSGPLYALLTSIDIFEIWEYIVLGIGCAIVAKLPIRKGIIAVFIWWTLVVLMKVGFAAAFS, from the coding sequence ATGACTGAAGCCACAGTTCCCACCGCAGAGCCAGGACTCTCGCAGATTCAGCGGGTCATTTACACCTTTACCGCTCCGTCAAAGACCTTTACCGACATTCTTTATCGCAGCCGTAACGTGCTGTTGCCCATTCTGCTCATCATCGTGGGCTCCTACATCTTTACCTTCAGTGCGGCTACGCGTGTCGGATATGACGCTCTGGCCGACAGCGCCATCAAAGCCAATCCGAAGATGGAAGAACGGGTGCAGGGTATGACGGCCGAACAGGTGGCAACGGTCCAGAAGCAGCAGGTGATCGGTATGAAATTCACCGTCTATGCCTTCCCGGCGGTATTTGTCATCTTCGGTGCGCTGTTTACGCTTTTCTTCTGGGGGACGGTGAACTTCGGTTTCGGCGGCGAAGCAACCTATGGCCGGCTCTTCGCCGTGATGATGTATGGTTCCCTGATCGCTGTTACGAAACTTCTGCTGGCCACACTCATGTTGTGGGTGACGGACCCGCCGGAGATTTTCACCTTTCAGGATCCGGTGGGTACAAATCTCGGGTATTACCTCGATCATCACAGCGGGCCGCTGTATGCATTGCTGACCTCAATCGACATCTTCGAGATCTGGGAGTACATCGTGCTCGGAATCGGCTGCGCGATCGTTGCAAAGCTGCCGATCCGCAAAGGGATCATCGCCGTCTTTATCTGGTGGACGCTGGTCGTGCTTATGAAAGTCGGCTTCGCGGCTGCGTTTAGTTGA
- the fabF gene encoding beta-ketoacyl-ACP synthase II produces the protein MEKRRVVVTGLGLICGVGNTAVEVWDGLMAGKSGMAEITAFPLEGHPVRFAAEVKDFDPYKFIDKKEARKMGRFIHFAIAAAEEAMQQSGLKVTPENAEMVGVHIGSGIGGFDVIEREHTNLMQGGPRKISPFFIPASIVNLAAGHVSIRFGAKGPNEATATACTTSAHSIGDAYRIIERGDADAMIAGGAEAAITPMGVGGFAAMKALSTRNDDPTHACRPWDKDRDGFVVGEGAGILILEELEFAKKRGATILAEVVGYGMSSDAYHMTGMAPEGEGCYRAMANALKWAGIKPEQVAYLNAHATSTPLGDALESKGIENLFGEHALSHKLLVSSTKSMTGHLLGGAGGLEAGITIMAMQKSIAPPTMNLENVDPECKLNYVPGKSQSVEIDYALSNSFGFGGTNGSLVFKKWSE, from the coding sequence GTGGAAAAGCGTCGCGTCGTTGTAACAGGCCTGGGCCTGATCTGCGGTGTCGGTAACACGGCCGTGGAGGTTTGGGATGGACTGATGGCCGGCAAGAGCGGTATGGCGGAGATTACGGCCTTCCCTCTGGAAGGCCACCCCGTCCGCTTTGCCGCCGAGGTCAAGGACTTCGATCCATACAAGTTCATCGATAAAAAAGAGGCCCGCAAGATGGGCCGCTTCATCCACTTCGCCATCGCCGCAGCCGAGGAAGCGATGCAACAGAGTGGATTGAAGGTCACCCCCGAAAACGCCGAGATGGTGGGCGTGCACATCGGCTCGGGCATCGGCGGTTTCGATGTCATCGAACGTGAGCACACCAACCTGATGCAGGGCGGTCCACGCAAGATCTCACCCTTCTTCATTCCGGCTTCCATCGTGAACCTGGCTGCGGGCCATGTCTCCATTCGTTTTGGAGCCAAGGGACCGAATGAGGCCACAGCCACGGCCTGCACTACCAGCGCGCACTCCATCGGCGACGCATACCGCATCATCGAGCGCGGCGATGCCGACGCGATGATCGCCGGCGGCGCCGAGGCAGCTATTACGCCCATGGGCGTGGGTGGCTTTGCCGCGATGAAGGCGCTCTCCACCCGCAACGACGACCCGACACACGCCTGCCGGCCCTGGGACAAGGACCGCGACGGCTTCGTGGTGGGCGAAGGCGCGGGCATCCTGATCCTCGAAGAGCTGGAGTTCGCCAAGAAACGCGGCGCCACCATCCTGGCCGAGGTCGTCGGCTACGGCATGAGCTCGGATGCCTACCATATGACCGGTATGGCTCCCGAGGGCGAAGGCTGCTACCGCGCCATGGCCAATGCGCTGAAGTGGGCAGGCATCAAGCCGGAGCAGGTTGCCTACCTGAACGCACACGCTACCAGCACGCCGCTGGGCGATGCCCTGGAGTCCAAGGGTATTGAGAACCTCTTCGGCGAACACGCGCTGAGCCACAAGCTGCTGGTTAGCTCCACCAAGTCGATGACGGGCCACCTCCTGGGCGGCGCCGGCGGCCTGGAGGCGGGCATCACGATCATGGCGATGCAGAAGAGTATCGCTCCGCCGACGATGAATCTTGAGAACGTAGATCCGGAGTGCAAGCTGAACTACGTTCCCGGAAAGTCGCAGTCCGTGGAGATCGACTACGCTCTGTCGAACTCTTTCGGATTCGGCGGAACCAACGGTTCGCTGGTCTTCAAAAAGTGGTCTGAGTAA